One genomic window of Carassius auratus strain Wakin chromosome 14, ASM336829v1, whole genome shotgun sequence includes the following:
- the LOC113114289 gene encoding kelch-like protein 3, with amino-acid sequence MSPCDMSESKAHHVEIRDVGGQMLPKLVDYIYTSEIEVSEDNVQVLLPAAGLLQLMDVRQVCCDLLQAQLHPCPLKRRL; translated from the exons ATGAGTCCATGTGACATGAGTGAAAGCAAGGCTCATCATGTGGAGATCAGGGATGTAGGTGGACAGATGCTCCCGAAGCTGGTGGATTATATTTACACCTCTGAGATCGAAGTGTCTGAGGATAATGTTCAG GTGTTGCTCCCAGCTGCCGGTCTGCTGCAGCTGATGGATGTTCGACAGGTTTGCTGTGACCTCCTGCAGGCGCAGCTTCATCCGTGTCCACTGAAGAGAAG ATTGTAG